A genomic window from Henningerozyma blattae CBS 6284 chromosome 3, complete genome includes:
- the SLA1 gene encoding cytoskeletal protein-binding protein SLA1 (similar to Saccharomyces cerevisiae SLA1 (YBL007C); ancestral locus Anc_4.108), with protein sequence MTIFLGIYKAVYAYEPQTPEELAIEEDDLLYLLEKSDVDDWWTVKKRVLGTDADEPTGLVPSNYVEEAPIISQVKAIYNYDEAQNPDEELLFNENEIFDVFDDRDQDWLLVKSRSANQVGFVPGNYVEPISGGAVPAAPTAAPILPAAVPPPQDKNERSSFPSSEQRNGRDTTQKDIPPAKPTRPNQQQSQLENDNAPIPTPIYGRDIADNEGPPPPTKPARPTSTMEPNYPDRSNSPRDSARDNTRDKARSRTSYHENSQPPKQPNRPRDTDSSRPRQNTSSKRDGPLFDSDYHTWNVAEVDGHKKTKAKLSVGSNKIFFTPQRGNEQEWTIDKLISYDNEKKHMFLEFVDPYKSLEIHTGTTAVCDEIKSILGEYKGASRDRGLREVQQASQTKRKAQISYDFLAESHDELTVHAGDAVYVIDDQKSSEWWMVELISTGKKGVVPADFVEPFREKSGHTGGKLFKSLKKIGRSKSFSSKSKDKSPPANEGSGSKSGSSYNTANMSGSWKDDAQQNAVGSSSESRKRRSSMSHKKDFPDPKKSRIWADKTGTFKVEAQFIGCKDGKIHLHKANGVKIAVPAGKLSTEDIVYVERLTGFSLNKYKDQPRSNQESSRDDGPERRMREREQEEKEYDRKLRNRELSELRRAREALDQERERLENQPPAKPLRPQQDDRHNADRSYPSNNRKSNYDWFEFFLNCGVDVSNCQRYTTNFDKEKITEDMMEDINNSMLRTLGLREGDIVRVMKFLDNKFNRNVSPQPAPADNAPANNTGMFTEADGSLKVNNNQSTPQVAQQLLPQSQPQPQPPIQAQQPAPSPEPAAAPAPAPAVVTTDDDAWTTKPAAKSEHVANQSDFTGSMQDLLDLQPLEPSKKPATITSSNNTTPEPNLKLLQPVKTATVAKEEPNVATTTTATAAATATESSIPSNLVPLDPFKTGGNNYLPSNTTFVLMPFTTGSAMPAQITGGVIPQTTFGMQLTGGVMPTQRTGGLIPIATTGGAMPQTTFGTQVTTSALPLQTTGGLLPISTTGGLMPQTTFGAIPQTSFTAKPASTILPTQTTGGFISASLTGGANIPSTSFNAPPAVATVLPVQKTANGLIPANPLGMPSQLTGGLNPQTSFGAQLTGGAMMPATSFATQMTGGAMLPATSFTSQMTGGAMMPQTSFNNQFSSSIAPIQNNMMNPMNKPATSFGTQFTGGAMPMQNNMMNPITQPQTSFGMQPSVNGFQPKSQFGVNLQRTGGAMNQLTGSAMGNITQGLQNTSISQPLQTQPTGMGFGNAPTQQQQQNTANVFNASVSNPFGL encoded by the coding sequence atgaCAATATTTCTTGGTATATATAAAGCAGTTTATGCTTATGAACCACAAACCCCTGAAGAATTAGCTATAGAAGAAGACGATTTGCTATACTTACTGGAGAAATCTGACGTCGATGATTGGTGGAcagttaaaaaaagagtATTAGGCACAGATGCAGATGAACCAACAGGGCTAGTTCCATCAAATTATGTTGAGGAAGCACCTATTATTTCTCAAGTAAAAGCAATTTATAACTATGATGAAGCACAAAATccagatgaagaattattatttaatgaaaatgaaatattcgATGTATTTGATGATAGAGACCAAGATTGGCTTTTGGTAAAATCTCGTTCGGCGAACCAAGTTGGTTTTGTTCCTGGAAATTACGTCGAGCCCATATCAGGTGGTGCTGTACCAGCAGCTCCAACAGCTGCACCAATTTTACCAGCTGCTGTACCACCCCCACAAGACAAAAATGAAAGATCATCATTTCCATCATCCGAGCAACGTAATGGAAGAGATACTACTCAAAAAGATATTCCTCCAGCAAAACCTACAAGGCCAAATCAACAACAATctcaattagaaaatgataatgcTCCAATACCTACCCCTATCTATGGACGTGATATAGCTGATAATGAAGGTCCACCTCCACCTACAAAACCTGCAAGACCTACCTCGACGATGGAACCAAACTATCCTGATAGATCTAATAGCCCAAGAGACAGCGCAAGAGATAATACAAGGGATAAAGCCCGTAGTAGAACATCTTATCATGAAAATTCGCAACCACCAAAACAGCCTAATCGTCCTCGTGATACTGATTCTTCTCGTCCTAGACAAAACACCTCGTCAAAACGTGATGGCCCACTTTTTGATAGTGATTATCATACTTGGAATGTTGCTGAAGTTGATGGCCATAAGAAAACTAAAGCAAAATTATCGGTTGGCAGTAACAAGATTTTCTTCACTCCACAAAGGGGAAATGAGCAGGAATGGAccattgataaattaatatcttatgataatgaaaagaaaCACATGTTTTTGGAATTTGTGGATCCATATAAAAGCCTGGAAATTCATACTGGTACAACAGCAGTTTGCGATGAAATCAAAAGTATATTAGGAGAATATAAAGGTGCTTCACGTGATCGTGGATTGCGAGAAGTTCAACAGGCCTCtcaaacaaaaagaaaagcaCAGATATCCTACGACTTTTTGGCAGAATCACATGATGAATTGACTGTTCATGCAGGCGATGCAGTTTATGTTATTGATGATCAAAAATCTTCTGAATGGTGGATGGTTGAGTTAATTAGTACAGGTAAAAAAGGTGTCGTCCCTGCAGATTTTGTGGAACCTTTTAGGGAAAAATCTGGCCATACGGGTGGGAAACTTTTCAAATcgttaaagaaaattggaAGATCgaaatcattttcatctaaATCTAAAGACAAATCTCCCCCAGCAAATGAAGGTAGTGGCAGCAAGTCTGGGTCTTCTTATAATACTGCAAACATGTCTGGTAGCTGGAAAGATGATGCTCAACAAAATGCCGTTGGCTCATCATCCGAGtcaagaaaaagaagatcATCTATGAGCCATAAGAAAGACTTCCCAGACCCTAAGAAATCTCGTATATGGGCTGATAAAACCGGGACTTTTAAAGTTGAGGCCCAATTCATTGGTTGTAAGGATGGAAAAATCCATTTACATAAGGCTAACGGTGTAAAAATCGCTGTACCAGCTGGTAAATTGTCAACAGAAGATATTGTGTATGTTGAAAGATTAACAGGGTTTAGTTTGAACAAATATAAAGACCAACCTAGATCTAACCAGGAAAGCTCTAGGGATGATGGACCTGAAAGAAGAATGAGAGAAAGAgaacaagaagaaaaagaatacGATAGAAAACTAAGAAATAGAGAATTAAGTGAATTGAGAAGAGCTAGAGAAGCTTTGGATCAAGAAAGGGAACGGTTAGAAAACCAACCGCCAGCTAAGCCATTGAGACCACAACAAGATGATAGACACAATGCCGACCGTTCTTACCCGAGCAATAACAGAAAGAGTAATTATGATTGGtttgaattctttttaaattgtGGTGTAGATGTTAGTAACTGTCAACGTTATACCACTAATTTtgacaaagaaaaaattacagAGGATATGATGGAAGatatcaataattctaTGCTAAGAACATTAGGGCTACGTGAAGGGGATATTGTAAGAGTTATGAAATTCTTGGACAATAAATTTAACAGAAATGTTTCTCCACAACCAGCACCGGCAGATAATGCACCAGCTAATAACACTGGTATGTTTACTGAAGCAGATGGTTCCTTAAAGGTTAATAATAACCAATCGACTCCACAAGTTGCTCAACAGTTGCTTCCTCAGTCACAGCCACAACCACAACCTCCAATTCAAGCACAACAACCTGCCCCATCACCAGAACCAGCTGCGGCTCCTGCACCAGCACCAGCAGTTGTAACAACAGATGATGATGCTTGGACAACTAAACCAGCTGCGAAGTCAGAACATGTCGCCAACCAATCAGACTTTACAGGCTCTATGCAAGATTTATTGGATTTACAACCTTTAGAACCATCTAAAAAACCTGCTACAATTACTTCctctaataatactacaCCAGAACCTAACTTGAAACTTTTACAACCCGTTAAAACTGCAACGGTAGCTAAAGAAGAACCTAATGTTGCTACTACTACCACTGCCACCGCTGCTGCCACTGCTACTGAATCTTCTATTCCATCCAATTTAGTACCGTTAGATCCATTCAAAACTGGTGGCAATAATTATCTACCATCAAATACGACATTCGTTTTGATGCCATTTACAACTGGTAGTGCAATGCCTGCTCAAATCACAGGCGGTGTGATACCTCAAACTACATTTGGTATGCAACTAACTGGGGGTGTTATGCCAACCCAAAGAACAGGTGGACTGATTCCAATTGCAACAACCGGTGGTGCAATGCCTCAAACAACGTTTGGCACCCAAGTTACTACCAGTGCTTTGCCATTACAAACAACTGGTGGTCTGCTACCTATTTCAACTACTGGGGGGCTTATGCCACAAACTACCTTTGGAGCTATCCCTCAAACGTCATTCACTGCAAAACCAGCTTCTACCATTTTACCAACCCAAACTACAGGAGGCTTCATTTCTGCTAGTCTAACGGGTGGTGCAAATATTCCATCGACATCATTTAATGCACCACCTGCAGTTGCCACTGTTTTACCAGTGCAAAAAACTGCTAACGGTTTAATTCCTGCTAATCCACTAGGAATGCCATCTCAGTTAACTGGGGGACTTAATCCTCAAACTAGTTTTGGTGCCCAGTTAACAGGAGGGGCAATGATGCCTGCTACTTCATTTGCTACTCAAATGACCGGTGGGGCCATGCTACCCGCAACTTCCTTTACTAGTCAAATGACAGGGGGTGCAATGATGCCACAAACATCGTTCAACAACCAATTTTCTAGTAGTATAGCTCCAATTCAGAATAATATGATGAATCCTATGAACAAACCTGCAACTTCATTCGGTACCCAATTTACAGGGGGTGCAATGCCCAtgcaaaataatatgatgAATCCTATCACTCAACCTCAAACATCTTTTGGAATGCAACCTTCTGTTAATGGCTTTCAACCAAAATCACAATTCGGTGTGAACTTACAGAGAACGGGAGGTGCCATGAATCAATTAACTGGTAGTGCTATGGGTAATATTACACAAGGCTTACAAAATACCTCAATATCCCAACCTCTTCAAACACAGCCCACTGGTATGGGCTTTGGTAATGCTCCTACtcagcaacaacaacaaaataCGGCTAATGTGTTCAATGCTTCCGTGAGCAATCCTTTTGGATTGTAA